The nucleotide window gagttgtacgaacggttcaaaggtgatcaaagttacacgggcctcaaaatgatgtatttattatttccacaccgttcatccatttttcgagatcattttaggtactattcaaaaaattgaatcatatcaaaatatcaaccggaacacactacaaatagcagcggagatgatggttttcacccttaaaaaatccgtagggcccaccgtagcatttattttacatccaacctgttcataaggtcacaaagacctggatgaagaggaaatacaaatttcatattcatccaaaacttcattgacccccaaaagggttttaatggtagacgttcaatcccccactgattttttttcagtgtggtcctcttgatctttagatcactcttatttttcgtctcaagccttaagaagagctcgtacaatggatggacggtttggatataacacatacctcatgacgtgacccacagaacttgctgacgtcaacacacgGCTATAgagctggtgtgtagtacaccaaccaatccgcttccatcctcCGTGTAGGTAGGCCACCGTCAatctcggaaacggattggctactcccccggagctgatggtcggtgcgctgtggggcccaccatgatgtatgtgtttcatccattccgttcatacattttaaaatatcaatttatattttcatccgaaaaatgagagggatataaatctcaaatggatcacaccacaggaaaaaaatagtgattggatatccatcatttaaatcctcctaaggcctgatgtactgtttatttgaaatccaatccgtttattaggtcataaagacccagatgaagggagaaaacaaagatcaacttgatccaatacttttatgccccccaaaaagtttttaacggtcgaagttcattcaatactgtttcctgtaatgtggtccacttgagattgggatatacctcatttttttattaccatcaattgatctagaaaaatagatagacggaatggatgaaacacatacatcatgatggacccacgaGCACgcaccaccagctccggggctggcgtcagggggagtagccaatccgtttccgtcaatcTCTGCCCAATCcacttgttctctctctctctcgatccttctctctctatttctccctctccctctccgtaGGGTTTTCTTATTTTAGCACGCTGCTTGAATTAGGGGCAGCCATTCTAGTTGATTCCTCAGCTGGGAGGTGGTAGCAATGGTAATAGCAGAATGCTACCTTTTGGGCCGTTGATTCGAAAGCGGAAGGTTGATAGATTTGGGGGTttttgaatttggaggttttcgGATTTAGGGGTTTCCGGATTTGGGGGTTTTCGGATTGATATTGGGAGTGGAGATGGGCTGCAGCGACTGGGTTACCGGATTTAATGGTGTGGGTTGTCGGAATTAATGGTGTTGGGGTCTTACGAGAGAATGGAGCAGAGGCTTCTCACGGCTGGAGACTCTTCATGTAATAGGTATACTTTTCTTTCCTTGATTCATCTTCACCTTGTATTATTCATGAGTTATGGTTATTTTGTATTGATTATTCAGAAATTTCAAGAGGCTTTCAAATGAGTTAACAGAGTGGCTTGCAAGGGACTTTTGGGAAGAGATCTTGAATGTAAAATGAGACGGAGATAAAGTATTGGGGTCTGATGATGTCACAATGGATTTCTTCTAAACTTGTTTGGATGTGATTTGTAGCAACAGACGTGCATCATGTTCCTTGTTTTTCTGTATAGATTTCAGAAGTTATATGGTGTATGGGGACCATTTCTGGTGTTccagactgttgatatgatgggcattCTTGTGGATGGACCATATGTGGAAAGCCTTGAAGATTGGTAGAGGTGATTTCCTTATTTCATCGAGTTCTCTTTAATGAGTTCATAAGAATGCCTAGtagatgtttgtggaaatgccaagGAGAAGGCCGGTAGCCCTGGGGTGTACGGCCTTGAACAAAGTTTCTTCTCTTTGAATTTGGTCAGTTTGGATtcgattaatttttatttttatttggcttcATGTCAACTTATTTGCAATATGTGAatttgttgattttttattttttattttttaattagtaCGTTGGTCAGTTGATTTCTGTTTCTTGTTGGCTATAGTGGATGTTACTATCATTCTCTGTATGTTGCTATGATTTGGTCAGCAAATGGGATTAGTGGGTTGGTTTTGAAGAGTCCCGTGAATCAGATGTGGCATGATCTTCAGGCTTTAATGGGAGACATTATCCCACGAACAGGGTTTGGCAGCAGCTATAAAGAAGGAAGGCGGAATTTTCAACTCCAAACAGAACAATCTGAGGTTGTTATATATCGAGGCTCTTCATAGGGCATACATACCTGCTTATGTTTGTGTTCTGAATTTcctcttgttttctttctttcattttctttttttctttgctgCATTCTTTCTATTTCGTGTTTTGATAAACAGAATCCAAAATATGGAAGTGGAAAACCCCTACATAATCCTCAAGGAATGGAAAACCGCAAAATCCAACCAAATCCAATCAACCATAATTCCATTGTTTGGTTATGAGTGTTGTCTTTTGTGTAAATGTGAAAAAGGTCAACAGTTGAACAGTGAGACCTGTCTCTCGCATGGGGGAGTGTGGAATGGTTTTCCCCATTATGCAAGGAAAAGTTAGGAAAAGGAAACTGatttcctcattttttatttttcaaacagAAGAAACCATCTCTTAAGTGGAGTTTGTATAACTTTTGCACAAATTTCCACTTAAACAAACAGGTGTGTTTGGAAGCTCAACTGAATTGAATCACAATGATTAAGCTCATTCAAGTGGAACTACTCATTGTGAGGAAATAGCCCACAAATAGCCATTGCATTCCTTTCAAATCCAGCTTCAATCTTACATGATTGCGATTTTGAGCAAAGAACCTCAAGATGCAAAATGAGGAAGGGTGGCCAAATTTAGCTGAGGAGCATTAATTTTCAGTACCCATTATGCCTATGGTCCTACTTCTGACTATGTAGGATTCCAATTGTTAATTCCACCATCAGTTGAAATCTGTGTTTGGACGCACTAAGAAATTGCATTACAATAGTCAGTCCCATAGTGGAAACGCAATTATCTTGCCTGGCATACATATCAAAGAACTAGGCTCCATGTAACTATAGTCTAACCACTGCTTCTCATTATTACAATTTGGTCACTCCTTCCGAAACTAGAGATCCAAatgataatttatttaaatttcatgtcgtGCACACTATCACATTGCATGTTTTTGCCCACGAAAGAAAACCTAAAGAGAAAGGAAATCATCAGAGAAGTGCAAGCTACTATGATGAGTAGGATCGAGAAGAGGGAGAAATGTATCAAATCAGGAGAAGCCGGCAATGATGAATCCTTGCAATGAATCCTGAGTGGTATGAGACTGTTCTTTTTCTGGtctgtttctttctcttttctttctttctttgatttgggttttttcatattattcttaaatatgtatttatgtatgtatttataCGTATCTATGTACGTTTTATGcatacatgtatgtgtgtgtatgatgCATTCAAAAGGTTGTCATGCTTCCATGTTGAATTGGTAAACCGATGTACATTCATTAGCTACATGATACCTTGAATATCAAACATTACTCATATAGCTTCTAAGTTTCCAAATTTTCTCATACTTTTGGCCCAATTAATTAATGGAACTTCTTCTTGTATTCGTCTGCTATTTTAATTGTGGCTCCAACCTGTTGAATGGCATATGTTCATGCGCTCTACATATGACGGAGGCCTGTTCTTTAGGTGGGCTCTAGCTCGAATGTGGACTACTGGTAAATCCTCTACTCGCCCTTTTTCTTAGTAGGACTATTGCACACGTTTAAATATGACAATCCAAATTTCTAGGCAATAGCACATTGCTAGATGCAAGTGAGAGTATATTCCTTTAGCTAGACTGAGAGTAAGATTCCAATAGCTAATCTT belongs to Magnolia sinica isolate HGM2019 chromosome 8, MsV1, whole genome shotgun sequence and includes:
- the LOC131252556 gene encoding cytochrome P450 72A397-like gives rise to the protein MVLGSYERMEQRLLTAGDSSCNSGCYYHSLYVAMIWSANGISGLVLKSPVNQMWHDLQALMGDIIPRTGFGSSYKEGRRNFQLQTEQSEVSDSLYPLGA